A single window of Helicobacter pylori DNA harbors:
- the cagS gene encoding cag pathogenicity island protein CagS, whose amino-acid sequence MSNNMRKLFSMIANSKDKKEKLIESLQENELLNTDEKRKIIDQIKTMHDFFKQMHTNKGALDKVLRNYMKDYRAVIKSIGIDKFKKVYRLLENETMELLHAITENPNFLFSKFDRSILGIFLPFFSKPIMFKMSIREMDSQIELYDTKLPLLKLFVMTDEEVNFYANLKTIEQYNDYVRDLLMKFDLEKYMKEKGVQNA is encoded by the coding sequence ATGAGTAATAACATGCGAAAACTCTTCTCAATGATTGCCAACTCAAAAGATAAGAAAGAAAAACTTATTGAGAGCTTGCAGGAGAACGAACTTTTAAACACTGATGAAAAAAGGAAAATCATAGATCAAATAAAAACCATGCATGATTTTTTCAAACAGATGCATACAAATAAGGGAGCGTTAGATAAGGTTCTAAGAAATTACATGAAAGATTATCGCGCTGTTATCAAAAGCATTGGTATTGATAAATTTAAAAAGGTTTATCGTTTGCTTGAGAATGAGACTATGGAGCTGTTGCATGCGATTACGGAGAATCCTAATTTTTTATTCTCCAAATTTGATCGATCAATTCTTGGAATATTTCTGCCTTTCTTCAGCAAGCCCATCATGTTTAAGATGAGTATTAGAGAAATGGACTCGCAAATAGAATTGTATGATACTAAGCTCCCACTATTGAAATTGTTTGTGATGACAGATGAAGAAGTGAATTTCTACGCTAATCTAAAAACCATTGAACAATATAACGACTATGTTAGGGATTTGCTGATGAAATTTGATCTTGAAAAATACATGAAAGAAAAAGGAGTGCAAAATGCTTGA
- the cagQ gene encoding cag pathogenicity island type IV secretion system protein CagQ: MLPTKTRIRDPNKQELTQPKIKGLSMGKILASLLGGGTNLFTGLSSDLFSMILNFLFFLMLMMGLNEALGKKFNLPMDNIKNFMAEVLKNGFDSIKNMGSALVGNSFGSSKSDKTANKMSVSQVRL, from the coding sequence ATGCTTCCTACTAAAACACGCATTAGAGATCCGAACAAGCAAGAACTTACACAACCAAAAATAAAAGGATTGAGTATGGGAAAAATTTTAGCTTCTTTGTTGGGTGGCGGAACAAATCTTTTTACAGGTTTATCCAGTGATTTGTTTTCTATGATATTAAATTTTTTGTTCTTTCTGATGTTAATGATGGGACTTAATGAAGCATTAGGGAAAAAATTTAATTTGCCTATGGACAATATCAAGAATTTTATGGCAGAAGTGCTGAAGAATGGATTCGATAGTATCAAAAACATGGGATCTGCTTTGGTTGGTAATAGTTTTGGTAGCAGCAAATCAGACAAAACCGCTAATAAAATGAGTGTCTCTCAAGTAAGACTCTAG
- the cagP gene encoding cag pathogenicity island protein CagP: protein MKRPISKLKQNFLQFKHSFNKHLDKYSLYYRLFNISSIVIGFLIALFSYGAGVILVYPILFLFALIIKPSFFYYTTYLLLLVSLSIISKYYLLSHANFTMKLIILMTQWQNWFL from the coding sequence ATGAAACGACCGATTAGCAAGTTAAAACAAAACTTTTTACAATTCAAACATTCTTTCAACAAACATTTAGATAAATACAGCCTTTATTATAGGCTGTTCAATATCAGTTCTATCGTTATAGGTTTTTTAATAGCCCTTTTTTCTTATGGGGCAGGGGTGATTTTAGTTTATCCAATATTATTCCTATTTGCTCTTATAATAAAACCTAGCTTTTTTTATTACACTACTTATCTTTTGCTACTCGTTTCTCTCAGCATAATAAGCAAATACTATCTCTTAAGCCACGCGAATTTCACAATGAAGCTAATCATACTTATGACTCAATGGCAAAATTGGTTCTTATGA